Proteins encoded in a region of the Paenibacillus sp. W2I17 genome:
- a CDS encoding GNAT family N-acetyltransferase, which translates to MSVHIRLLNESDPVIISKAFQEQGWGRFAEQYLHYLAEQQNGERVTLVAELNGEFAGYVNVLWDSGYPSFREQGIPEINDFNVLMKFQRQGIGSRLMDRAEEVILERTDVAGIGVGVFSDYGKAQVLYAHRGYIPDGHGVHKHDHYIQPGEETIMDDDVVLYLTKKLKATQ; encoded by the coding sequence ATGAGTGTACATATCAGACTGTTAAATGAGAGCGATCCTGTAATCATATCAAAGGCGTTTCAAGAGCAGGGTTGGGGGAGATTCGCTGAGCAGTATCTTCATTACTTGGCTGAACAACAGAATGGGGAACGCGTAACCTTGGTAGCCGAGTTGAATGGAGAATTTGCGGGATACGTGAATGTATTGTGGGATTCCGGCTACCCGTCTTTCAGGGAACAAGGCATTCCCGAAATTAACGATTTTAATGTGCTGATGAAGTTCCAGCGCCAAGGTATTGGTTCACGGTTGATGGACCGAGCAGAGGAAGTTATTCTGGAACGAACGGATGTAGCAGGCATTGGTGTAGGTGTGTTTTCCGATTATGGCAAAGCGCAAGTTCTATATGCCCATCGCGGGTACATACCAGACGGTCACGGTGTACACAAACATGATCATTACATTCAGCCGGGTGAAGAAACGATTATGGACGACGATGTTGTACTTTATCTTACGAAGAAGTTAAAAGCCACGCAATAA
- a CDS encoding YfiT family bacillithiol transferase encodes MDERFPIGPFVHTGEVTSAQREQWIRDIAELPERAREAVKGLSEEQLSLPYREGGWMLKQVIHHMADSHMNSMIRFKLALTEDTPTIRPYYEERWAELSDSRDLDVEFSLQILDALHRRWVFLLNALTDADYAKQFYHPSSEETTRLDYNLGMYAWHGKHHVAHITSLRDRLGI; translated from the coding sequence ATGGATGAAAGATTTCCAATAGGACCATTTGTACACACGGGCGAAGTTACGTCTGCACAGAGAGAGCAGTGGATTCGGGACATTGCTGAGTTGCCTGAACGCGCACGAGAAGCAGTAAAGGGACTAAGTGAAGAGCAATTAAGTCTGCCGTATCGAGAAGGTGGATGGATGCTCAAACAGGTCATTCACCACATGGCAGACAGCCATATGAACAGTATGATTCGTTTCAAGTTGGCACTGACAGAGGATACACCAACGATTCGGCCTTATTATGAAGAGCGCTGGGCTGAATTGAGTGATTCAAGAGACCTGGATGTCGAATTCTCGCTTCAGATTCTGGATGCCCTCCATCGTCGTTGGGTGTTTCTGTTAAACGCGTTGACAGATGCAGATTATGCCAAACAGTTTTATCATCCCTCATCGGAAGAAACGACAAGACTGGATTACAATCTGGGCATGTATGCTTGGCATGGCAAACACCATGTTGCTCACATCACATCGCTTCGGGATAGACTGGGAATATAG
- a CDS encoding GNAT family N-acetyltransferase, with product MNVYESNEITVRFLDTEDEQHLVKWLSDPEVLQYYEGRDRPHDLEQVREHFYNQKDDATRCIVEYGGHPIGYIQFYELEEEERTEYGYGDTDEIIYGTDQFIGEVDYWNKGIGTQLMQSMLAYLINEKQARKVVMDPQSWNLRAISCYEKCGFQKIKLLEKHEQHEGQMRDCWLMEYAP from the coding sequence ATGAATGTATATGAATCGAATGAAATCACCGTACGTTTCTTGGACACAGAAGATGAACAACACCTGGTGAAGTGGCTGTCAGACCCGGAAGTCCTTCAATACTATGAAGGGCGTGATCGGCCGCATGACCTGGAACAGGTGAGAGAGCATTTTTACAATCAGAAAGATGATGCTACCCGCTGTATCGTTGAGTATGGAGGACATCCGATTGGATACATTCAGTTCTATGAGCTTGAGGAAGAAGAGCGAACGGAGTATGGTTATGGAGACACGGATGAGATCATCTATGGAACGGATCAGTTTATTGGTGAGGTAGACTACTGGAATAAAGGCATTGGTACACAGTTGATGCAATCCATGCTGGCTTATCTGATTAATGAAAAACAAGCCCGTAAAGTGGTTATGGACCCTCAATCCTGGAACTTGCGAGCGATATCCTGTTACGAGAAATGTGGTTTCCAAAAGATTAAGCTGTTGGAGAAACATGAGCAGCATGAAGGACAGATGAGAGACTGTTGGCTTATGGAATATGCTCCTTAG
- a CDS encoding cupin domain-containing protein has product MNTEFSEQKYGETGVKTSFEQMANGEQKYKIIAEDGSYYCRTVASPHGAWQNSHVHINLTEFYVVQTGWIAYASYGDDQMFSIRVMREGEHIIVQPGVHHNIYMSAHSAIHTIKHGLNTSSDWTASPELDRLTQSLTEKELLQKYD; this is encoded by the coding sequence TTGAACACAGAATTTTCAGAACAGAAATATGGTGAAACGGGTGTCAAAACCAGCTTCGAGCAGATGGCGAACGGGGAACAGAAATATAAAATAATAGCAGAAGATGGCAGTTACTATTGTAGAACCGTTGCCTCTCCCCACGGAGCATGGCAAAACAGTCATGTACATATCAACCTAACGGAGTTTTATGTGGTGCAAACCGGATGGATTGCGTATGCCAGTTATGGAGACGATCAGATGTTTTCCATTCGAGTGATGCGTGAAGGAGAGCACATCATTGTCCAGCCGGGAGTCCACCATAATATATATATGTCTGCACATAGTGCGATACATACAATCAAACATGGATTGAACACCTCCAGTGATTGGACGGCATCACCTGAGTTGGATAGGTTAACTCAATCTTTAACAGAGAAGGAGCTACTCCAGAAGTATGATTAA